A genomic window from Chitinophaga pollutisoli includes:
- a CDS encoding DinB family protein, which translates to MNTTIQAAASVLTPEQIRFHWQGHRGLTRRVIDAFPEKELYEYSIGGMRPFATQAMELALIAAKGLNGFLTDNWNDATTDSISGRVKDYTPPATKAELLQLWDDITAEIDRVWPQIPVERWNEVVNAFGYGEQPMYGSWFYFLDNENHHRGQGYVYLRSLGIEPPPFWDRY; encoded by the coding sequence ATGAACACTACTATCCAGGCTGCCGCCTCCGTACTGACCCCCGAACAGATCCGTTTCCACTGGCAAGGCCACCGCGGGCTTACCCGCCGCGTGATCGACGCATTTCCCGAAAAGGAATTGTATGAATACAGCATCGGCGGCATGCGCCCGTTTGCCACGCAGGCCATGGAGCTGGCGCTGATTGCCGCCAAAGGGCTCAACGGGTTCCTGACCGACAATTGGAACGACGCGACCACCGATTCGATCTCCGGCCGCGTAAAAGATTACACGCCTCCCGCCACCAAAGCGGAGTTGCTGCAGCTGTGGGATGATATCACCGCGGAAATCGACCGCGTATGGCCGCAGATCCCGGTGGAGCGCTGGAATGAAGTGGTTAATGCTTTCGGTTACGGCGAGCAGCCTATGTACGGATCATGGTTTTACTTCCTCGACAACGAAAACCATCACCGTGGACAGGGGTATGTATACCTCCGTTCCCTCGGCATTGAGCCTCCTCCGTTCTGGGACCGTTACTAA
- a CDS encoding Gfo/Idh/MocA family oxidoreductase: MQLRPIFLLLAIFSLLTQALRAQEPPLHVAVAGISHGHSGWILGRTGKTDVIVAGIWEPDTALAAKAQRQYKLPASLFYTNLPAMLDAVKPEAVLAFGSVYAHLEVTEAAAPRGIHVMVEKPLAANLGHARKMEALARKHRIHLLTNYETSWYPSVHTSLRLAADSNQAGTIRMARFNHGHQGPKEIGCGPEFLAWLTDPVLNGAGALNDFGCYGANIMTALMRDRAPVSVSAVTRRFKPDVYPKVDDDATIVVDYPGAQAVIQASWNWTFNRKDMEVYGDKASLSAPDAATLITRGPNGRPQERKVTPEEAKVYTDPFVYLAAVVRGKETVAPWSLYSLENNVMVVRILEAAKISAKIGKSVRP, encoded by the coding sequence ATGCAGCTCCGACCGATTTTCCTTTTACTGGCGATATTTTCGCTGTTGACGCAAGCCCTCCGTGCCCAGGAGCCTCCGCTGCACGTGGCGGTGGCTGGCATTTCGCACGGCCATTCCGGCTGGATTCTCGGGCGCACGGGTAAAACCGACGTGATCGTGGCCGGGATCTGGGAGCCGGATACGGCCCTCGCGGCTAAGGCGCAACGCCAATACAAGCTGCCCGCCAGCCTTTTTTATACCAATCTCCCCGCCATGCTTGATGCCGTGAAGCCTGAAGCCGTGCTGGCATTCGGGTCGGTATATGCGCACCTGGAGGTAACAGAAGCCGCCGCGCCCCGGGGGATCCATGTAATGGTGGAGAAACCGCTTGCCGCCAACCTGGGCCATGCCCGGAAAATGGAAGCCCTGGCCCGGAAGCACCGCATCCATCTGCTCACCAATTACGAGACCAGCTGGTATCCCTCCGTGCATACCTCGCTCCGGCTCGCGGCCGACAGCAACCAGGCCGGAACCATCCGCATGGCGCGCTTCAACCACGGCCACCAGGGCCCTAAAGAGATCGGCTGCGGCCCCGAATTCCTCGCCTGGCTCACCGATCCCGTGCTGAACGGCGCCGGCGCACTCAACGATTTCGGTTGCTATGGCGCCAACATTATGACGGCCCTCATGCGCGACCGGGCGCCTGTCTCCGTTTCCGCCGTAACCCGGCGGTTCAAGCCCGACGTGTACCCAAAAGTGGACGACGACGCCACCATCGTTGTGGATTATCCCGGCGCGCAAGCCGTGATACAGGCTTCGTGGAACTGGACCTTCAACCGCAAAGACATGGAGGTCTACGGCGACAAAGCCTCCCTTTCCGCCCCGGACGCCGCCACCCTCATCACCCGCGGCCCCAACGGCCGCCCGCAGGAGCGTAAAGTGACGCCGGAAGAAGCCAAAGTCTACACCGATCCCTTCGTGTACCTGGCGGCGGTAGTGCGTGGCAAAGAAACCGTAGCTCCCTGGAGCCTCTATTCCCTGGAGAATAATGTGATGGTGGTACGCATCCTGGAAGCGGCGAAAATCTCCGCCAAAATAGGAAAATCCGTCCGCCCCTGA
- a CDS encoding ABC transporter permease, whose product MEPNDQPEKPVISTKVDAFFLSVYDIFRFISRFFREVLRPPLEVQEFIRQCFMVGYKSLALISLTGFITGLVFTKQSRPSLAEFGATSWLPSLISIAVIRALAPLVTALICAGKVGSSIGAELASMKVTEQIDAMEVSAINPFKYLVVTRILACTVCLPLLMSYTALVGMMGSFLDIHLNEQTSITAFFAKAFANISFLDLFSSLFKSVCFGFTIGVVSCYQGFNASQGTTGVGKAANVAVVISMFLIFIEEIVIVQIINSIR is encoded by the coding sequence ATGGAACCCAACGATCAACCGGAAAAGCCAGTCATTTCTACTAAGGTGGACGCTTTCTTTTTAAGCGTCTACGATATCTTCCGGTTTATCAGCCGCTTTTTTCGTGAAGTGCTGCGCCCGCCGCTGGAAGTGCAGGAGTTCATCCGGCAATGTTTTATGGTCGGGTATAAGTCACTCGCGCTGATCAGCCTCACCGGATTTATCACCGGCCTCGTATTTACCAAGCAAAGCCGCCCTTCGCTGGCGGAATTCGGCGCCACCTCGTGGTTGCCTTCCCTCATTTCCATCGCCGTAATACGCGCGCTGGCGCCGCTTGTAACCGCGCTCATCTGCGCGGGTAAGGTAGGCTCCAGCATCGGTGCCGAACTGGCGTCCATGAAAGTGACGGAGCAGATCGACGCTATGGAGGTGTCGGCCATCAATCCGTTCAAATACCTTGTGGTGACGCGGATCCTGGCCTGTACCGTCTGCCTGCCGCTCCTCATGTCTTACACGGCGCTCGTAGGCATGATGGGGTCGTTCCTCGACATCCACCTCAACGAACAAACGAGCATCACCGCCTTCTTCGCCAAGGCTTTCGCCAATATTTCCTTCCTCGACCTGTTCTCCTCGCTGTTCAAATCCGTTTGTTTCGGGTTCACGATCGGCGTGGTGAGCTGCTACCAGGGCTTCAACGCCTCGCAGGGCACTACAGGCGTGGGCAAGGCGGCCAACGTGGCGGTGGTGATTTCCATGTTCCTGATAT